In one Dermatophagoides farinae isolate YC_2012a chromosome 4, ASM2471394v1, whole genome shotgun sequence genomic region, the following are encoded:
- the LOC124490660 gene encoding amine oxidase [flavin-containing] B, with product MPVVNECTNDSDRYNVAIIGAGLSGLYAANILNDYGITNYCVLEARDRIGGRLLTKKDPKVGWVDLGGSYVGPSQHYIQKLIQKLGIETYKIDVTGKSVYLNQKRRYLHNGNELPSLSNKLVELEIRHVLKLMDEMSEQLPRDEPWKHPQAIEWDRQTFGQFLDKHCWSQEAKDFIAIYIGCCTSCEAYEQSLLWSLWYIRQCDGLDIMYNIENSAQDSKLVGGTQQICQQLLQRIGVDKVKLSKPVTQIIMENKQQQQSESKSLIRIKTLDGECLKCNYIIMAIPPVLVQKIHFNPSLPPVYSQMLQKFTMGSAIKCIVYYKEQFWRNDQQQQQQPSLNGNMLINCPQPCDGPITYTVDDTKPDGSYPAIVGFIIGDRARDMLERSREERLHYICQSYSRAFDSKKALQPIHYEEQNWMAEQYTGGCFTGLGAPGFLTNYGLLLKQPLFDCIFPAGTETSTHWAGFMDGALQSGERAAFEVLSRLNCNIKIEKPLIRVKKFTQNNCGQQNLNSTDFNYTNRTNFPSLSINQLITWSSLLVAFFGVFLGMAAF from the exons atgccAGTTGTCAATGAATGTACGAATGATTCCGATAGATATAACGTAGCCATTATTGGTGCTGGCCTAAGTG GCCTATATGCAGCCAATATCCTCAATGATTATGGTATCACAAATTATTGTGTTCTTGAAGCACGTGATCGTATTGGTGGTCGTTTGTTGACTAAAAAAGATCCAAAAGTTGGCTGGGTTGATCTTGGTGGATCATATGTTGGACCAAGTCAACATTATATACAgaaattgatccaaaaacTTGGCATTGAAACCTATAAGATTGATGTTACAGGTAAAAGTGTCTATCTGAATCAG AAACGACGTTATTTACACAATGGTAATGaattaccatcattatcaaataaattgGTCGAACTAGAAATTCGTCATGTATTGAAATTAATGGATGAAATGAGTGAACAATTACCACGTGATGAACCATGGAAACATCCACAGGCAATCGAATGGGATCGACAAACATTTGGACAATTTTTGGATAAACATTGTTGGTCACAAGAGGCAAAAGATTTTATTGCAATCTATATTGGTTGTTGTACATCATGTGAAGCATAtgaacaatcattattatggtcATTATGGTACATACGACAATGTGATGGATTGGATATAATgtataatattgaaaattcgGCACAAGATTCCAAACTAGTTGGTGGTACACAACAAATTTGTCAACAACTTTTACAGCGGATCGGTGTGGATAAAGTTAAATTATCTAAACCAGTCACCCAGATCATTatggaaaataaacaacaacaacaatctgaaTCTAAATCTTTGATACGAATTAAAACTTTGGATGGTGAATGTTTGAAATGtaattatattataatgGCAATTCCACCTGTATTGgtacaaaaaattcatttcaatccaTCATTACCACCGGTTTATAGTCAAATGTTACAGAAATTTACAATGGGATCAGCAATCAAATGTATTGTTTATTATAAGGAACAATTTTGGcgtaatgatcaacaacaacaacaacagccatcaTTAAATGGTAATATGTTGATTAATTGTCCACAGCCATGTGATGGACCAATTACATATACGGTTGATGATACTAAACCAGATGGTAGCTATCCGGCGATTGTTGG ATTTATTATTGGTGATCGTGCACGTGATATGCTTGAACGTAGCCGAGAAGAACGTCTTCATTATATATGCCAAAGTTATTCACGTGcatttgattcgaaaaaagCATTACAACCAATACATTATGAGGAACAAAATTGGATGGCTGAACAATATACTGGTGGATGTTTTACTGGTTTAGGTGCACCTGGATTTCTTACCAATTATGGTCTATTATTGAAACAaccattatttgattgtatATTTCCAGCCGGTACGGAAACATCAACACATTGGGCAGGTTTTATGGACGGTGCATTACAATCAGGTGAACGTGCTGCATTTGAAGTTTTGTCACGATTAAATTGTAATATTAAAATTGAG AAACCATTGATAcgtgtgaaaaaatttactcaAAATAATTGTGGccaacaaaatttaaattcaacgGATTTCAACTACACAAATCGAACAAATTTTCCATCCCtatccatcaatcaattgatcacaTGGTCTAGCTTGTTGGTTGCTTTTTTCGGTGTTTTTCTTGGAATGGCAGCAttctaa
- the LOC124490661 gene encoding amine oxidase [flavin-containing] B — MPSDMMIYDVIVIGGGLSGLSAAKLLAERNDDLNVAVLEARDRVGGRTFTVQNDKVKWVDLGGAYVGRGQNHLLRLIKEFNLKLYNVNEVENIVFYNQKKNQRNLFHFDEIPNMGILAKLDFYYIMRLMDQMGEQIPADEPWKATNAEQWDQMTFKEFIQKNVWSIDIQNFMKIFIGTCVTNEMYESSLLWFLWYVKQCGGTRSIFSTTYGGQEFKIHGGTNQISDCIANSIGRDRIHLNEPVHYLEQSADHVLLRTIAGHEFRARYVIMALAPTLQQKIHYQPPLPPMRNQLIQRAPMGSVLKCIVYYRKRFWIDHNMCGSLVIFGENDIECPITYTLDDSKPDGTCPAIIGFMPADRARKLLDLTKEERLKLICQCYSKGFACDDALDPIHYEEQNWMAEQYSGGCYTMVCAPGFLTRYGPYLRRPIGRIYFAGTETAWDWSGYMNGAIQSGEHTALEILAKMGRISPLEINVSEPVSKEYPPVIIPATWIERNGPSARSFIAGVSLTTIAATMFTVYFGWKRWEFNQYWQQYISHYIIDY; from the exons atgccGTCTGACATGATGATCTATGATGTAATCGtaattggtggtggtttaaGTG gTCTTAGCGCTGCTAAATTACTTGCCGaacgaaatgatgatttaaatgtGGCTGTACTTGAAGCACGTGATCGTGTAGGTGGCCGTACATTTACCGTACAAAATGACAAAGTTAAATGGGTTGATCTAGGTGGTGCATATGTTGGCCGTGGTCAAAATCATCTTTTACGATTGATTAAAGAATTTAATCTTAAATTATACAATGTTAATGAAGTTGAAAATATTGTcttttataatcaaaaa aaaaatcaaagaaatttatttcattttgatgaaataccCAACATGGGTATATTGGCTAAattagatttttattatataatgcGATTAATGGATCAGATGGGCGAACAGATACCGGCGGATGAACCATGGAAAGCAACCAATGCTGAACAATGGGATCAGATGACattcaaagaatttattcaaaaaaatgtttggtcAATAGATATACagaattttatgaaaatattcattggTACATGTGTGACCAATGAAAtgtatgaatcatcattattatggtttCTCTGGTATGTTAAACAATGTGGTGGAACaagatcaatattttcaaccACATATGGTGGACaagaattcaaaatacaTGGTGGTACAAATCAGATTTCTGATTGTATAGCCAATAGTATTGGCCGTGATCGTATCCATCTTAATGAACCGGTACATTATCTTGAACAATCGGCTGATCATGTTCTATTACGAACCATTGCTGGACATGAATTTCGTGCACGTTATGTTATAATGGCATTAGCACCAACATTACAacagaaaattcattatcaaccaccattaccaccaatgcgtaatcaattgattcaacGGGCACCAATGGGTTCCGTTCTTAAATGTATTGTTTATTATCGTAAACGTTTCTGGATCGATCATAATATGTGCGGAAGTTTAGTCAtttttggtgaaaatgaTATTGAATGTCCTATAACGTATACATTGGATGATTCGAAACCGGATGGAACATGTCCAGCAATTATTGGATTTATGCCAGCTGATCGTGCAAGAAAACTATTGGATTTAACTAAAGAAGAacgattaaaattaatttgtcAATGTTATTCAAAAGGATTCGCATGCGATGATGCACTTGATCCAATTCATTATGAAGAACAAAATTGGATGGCCGAACAATATTCTGGTGGTTGTTATACGATGGTCTGTGCACCAGGATTTCTTACCCGTTATGGACCATATTTACGTCGACCAATTGGTCGTATTTATTTTGCCGGAACCGAAACAGCATGGGATTGGTCAGGCTATATGAACGGCGCCATACAATCGGGTGAACACACCGCACTTGAAATTCTTGCCAAAATGGGTCGAATATCGCCATTAGAAATTAATGTTTCAGAGCCAGTATCGAAGGAATATCCACCCGTAATCATTCCAGCTACATGGATCGAACGTAATGGACCATCAGCACGTTCATTTATAGCCGGTGTTTCATTGACAACAATTGCTGCCACAATGTTTACCGTTTATTTCGGTTGGAAACGATGGGAATTTAATCAATATTGGCAACAATATATATCGCattatattattgattattga
- the Ptpmeg gene encoding protein tyrosine phosphatase Meg: MSRKFISILSGTYNVHANEIASGMRQQQQQQSSSSLQQQQQQHQNENDPSLSQSLLSSPNNFGGRFSNLSALITGRTIVPIPETIKCIVHFLDDTEHIFEIDRAAKGEELMDAVFRHLELIEREYFALQFTEIFRSSSSSSSSSQSSVNQQQQPQQDLNDAGITLNCNSPMMMNKRTIVYNKWLDPTKKIRKQMRFCQQPYLLHFRVKFYVTEMTRLLEEYTRYHFYLQIRKDILAGQLCQSSSSTTTTTITTTTMNDGNNSGQKQRQHEEEQDSIMATLASYVLQSELGDYCEDEHRPGYSNEFRFIPNQTDEFCRKVESLHRLHQGQTPADAECNYLEEAKHLELYGVDLHNAKDCDNLDIKIGVSSNGLTIYKINNNGDDSVQQQKYRKINMFSWAKIVKISFKRRCFFIQLKHEGTERFDNLIGFNLCSYRACKSLWKSCVEQHTFFRLHTPKPLTKKFFFFFSLGSKFRYSGKTEFQTIEENRRRLTRTERIFIRNTGRNATMPASSSIIKSSATPIITTNGNDQQQKTKIMDAQKHIVNLKLSTMDGGTTTTTTTAAVTNGCMMKERTSSTSNHHLQSQHQQQRKHSPTALSSMESTGSGSLSSSSASSLLGPSSSTNKKIIMMNEKKAKTLATTTAKNDNDLLTTTKSIITKSVLSSSSSSGHLIHNNNNHHHQKHLKKQSENTIINNNNTSHSNHHSQGFQFISSSSSSTSTSSIESSFMPLNPMDNVEQQQLVKLELENGTNDLNDQKVCCDKSAATITTSNNNMKILTKDNNKKLKIFNSNNDDDDGKSIIDPSTTIITIGGSTVGDQAKISTTTSTTFTTTTAFTPSTLISLPFIDSISTTSSDKTIGSLTNGTILGDDNNNNKDAAAITETSQTSTITEDIQLPNDNDTDNEGNNSLMDKQQQPTFDFDLPIHELIEELYDDAAAAMPNNNDDDDDDGTINQSIIPDPSSDTDSPIHAVTVTMKPDEQGRFGFNVKGGHDQDCRVILVSRILPNTPADYAEPKLHEGDQVLAINGVEVSGLKHEQVVQLIRSTKDSGPEAKLVLSVLPIVCYKPCQCPNESIDTVDHNNHCDPRQSPFHYTPVNYSISSKTFHSEQQQSFSPSPFVDDVNPEESGDDDDDDDDNGMKVEHTSSGGGASLLDTSMNLLHEGLQGDLLIIQFEYLPRRNEDETITIARLLDNVPKNRYLDIAPYDSTRVILNECNTGDYINASFVTMKVEASNVVNRYIATQGPLKRTTSDFWQMVWEQRSTLIVMVTPLIEDGRKKCFKYWPDEGQTMIVNDLLDLTLEDCQDRGAFLERRFKLIDPENKNTHYITHLQYLAWPDQGVPDDDTDFLKLIFKVRDLRQKAPESPVIVHCSAGIGRTGVLILMETGICLIEANQPVYPLELVRIMRNQRAMLIQTSTQFRFVCEALHRVFRDHIVRPLDQYKITDSDMVTKKDADGDETKPLS; this comes from the exons ATGTCAAGAAAATTTATATCCATACTATCTGGTACATATAATGTACATGCAAATGAAATTGCAAGTGGTAtgcgtcaacaacaacaacaacaatcatcatcatcattacaacaacaacaacaacaacatcagaatgaaaatgatccatcattatcacaatcattattatcatcaccgaATAATTTTGGTGGACGTTTTTCAAATCTATCCGCATTGATTACCGGTCGTACAATTGTACCGATACctgaaacaataaaatgtATTGTACATTTTCTTGATGATACTGAAcatatatttgaaattgat cGTGCCGCAAAAGGTGAAGAATTAATGGATGCCGTATTTCGTCATCTAGAATTGATTGAACGTGAATATTTTGCATTACAATTTACGGAAAtatttcgttcatcatcatcatcatcatcgtcatcacaatcaagtgttaatcaacaacaacaaccacaacaagaTTTAAATGATGCTGGTATAACATTGAATTGTAATagtccaatgatgatgaataaaagaaCAATTGTATATAAT aaatggcTTGatccaacgaaaaaaatacgtAAACAGATGCGTTTCTGTCAACAACCATATCTATTACATTTTCGTGTTAAATTCTATGTAACAGAAATGACACGTTTATTAGAAGAATATACAcgttatcatttttatctaCAAATACGTAAAGATATATTAGCTGGTCAATtatgtcaatcatcatcatcaacaacaacaacaacaataacaacaacaacaatgaatgatggaaACAATTCCggacaaaaacaacgacaacatgaAGAAGAACAGGATTCTATCATGGCCACATTGGCTAGTTATGTTTTACAAT cTGAATTGGGTGATTATTGTGAAGATGAACATAGGCCAGgatattcgaatgaatttcgTTTTATACCTAATCAAACGGATGAATTTTGTCGCAAAGTTGAATCATTACATCGTTTACATCAGGGACAGACACCGGCTGATGCTGAATGTAATTATCTTGAAGAAGCAAAACATTTAGAATTATATGGTGTTGATTTACATAATGCTAAG gaTTGTGATAATCTAGACATAAAAATTGGTGTTTCATCAAACGGTTTAactatatataaaattaataataatggcgaTGATagtgttcaacaacaaaaatatcgaaaaatTAACATGTTTTCATGGGctaaaattgtcaaaatctCTTTCAAACGacgatgtttttttattcaattaaaaCATGAAGGC ACCGAACgatttgataatttaatcGGATTCAATCTATGTTCATATCGTGCATGTAAATCATTGTGGAAATCTTGTGTTGAACAGCAtacattttttcgtttacaTACACCAAAACCATTgacgaaaaaattcttctttttcttttcattggGTTCAAAATTTCGTTATAGTGGTAAAACagaatttcaaacaattgaaGAGAATCGTCGTCGTTTAACACGTACAGAACGTATATTTATTCGTAATACTGGACGTAATGCAACGATGccagcatcatcatcgataataaaatcatcggCAAcaccaataataacaacaaatggtaatgatcaacaacaaaaaacaaaaataatggatGCACAGAAACATATTGTTAATCttaaattatcaacaatggaTGGTGgtaccacaacaacaacaacaacagcagcagtaaCGAATGGTTGTATGATGAAAGAACgtacatcatcaacatcgaatcatcatcttcaatcacaacatcaacaacaacgaaaacattcACCAACAGcgttatcatcaatggaatCAACCGGTTCtggttcattatcatcatcatcagcatcatcattattggggccatcatcatcaacaaacaaaaaaataataatgatgaatgaaaagaaagcaaaaacattagctacaacaacagctaaaaatgataatgatttattaacaacgacaaaatcaataattacaAAATcagtattatcatcatcatcatcatctggtcatcttattcataataataataatcatcatcatcaaaaacatttgaaaaaacaatcggaaaatacaatcattaataataataatactagtcattctaatcatcattcacaaggatttcaatttatttcttcatcatcatcatctacatcgacatcatcaatagaatcatcatttatgcCATTAAATCCAATGGATaatgttgaacaacaacaattagtAAAATTAGAATTGGAAAATGGAACCAATGATCTCAATGATCAAAAAGTTTGTTGTGATAAAAGTGCTGCCACCATTACAACCTCAAACAATaacatgaaaatattgaccaaagataataataaaaaattaaaaatctttaatagcaataatgatgatgatgatggaaaatcgataattgatccatcaacaacaatcataacTATTGGTGGTTCCACTGTTGGTGATCAGGctaaaatttcaacaacgacatcgacaacatttacgacaacaacagcatttACACCATCCACATTGATCTCATTAccatttattgattcaatatcgACAACATCATCGGATAAAACAATTGGTTCATTAACAAATGGTACGATATtaggtgatgataataataataataaagatgcTGCCGCCATTACTGAAACAAgccaaacatcaacaataactGAAGATATTCAATTacctaatgataatgatacagATAATGAAGGTAATAATAGTTTAAtggataaacaacaacaaccgacatttgattttgatctgCCCATACATGAATTAATTGAagaattatatgatgatgcagcagcagctatgcctaataataatgatgatgatgatgatgatggtacaatcaatcaatctattATACCAGATCCATCATCTGATACAGATTCACCAATTCATGCTGTGACCGTTACAATGAAACCAGATGAACAAGGTCGTTTTGGTTTCAATGTAAAAGGTGGCCATGATCAAGATTGTCGGGTAATATTGGTATCACGTATATTACCAAATACACCGGCCGATTATGCTGAACCAAAATTACATGAAGGTGATCAAGTATTAGCTATCAATGGAGTAGAAGTATCCGGTTTAAAACATGAACAAGTTGTACAGTTAATACGATCTACTAAAGATAGTGGTCCAGAAGCTAAACTTGTATTATCGGTACTTCCGATTGTTTGTTATAAACCTTGTCAATGTCCAAATGAATCGATAGACACagttgatcataataatcattgtgaTCCACGACAATCACCATTTCATTATACACCGGTAAATTATTCTATTTCAtcgaaaacatttcattctgaacaacagcaatcattttcaccatcaccgtttgttgatgatgttaatcCCGAAGAAtccggtgatgatgatgatgatgatgacgataatggtATGAAAGTAGAGCATACATCTTCAGGAGGAGGAGCATCATTATTGGATACTTCAATGAATCTTTTACATGAAGGTCTACAAGGTGATTTATTAATCATACAATTTGAATATCTACCACGTcgtaatgaagatgaaacaaTAACGATAGCACGGCTGTTGGATAATGTGCCGAAAAATCGTTATCTTGATATTGCACCAT ACGATTCAACACGTgtcatattgaatgaatgtaataCTGGTGATTATATAAATGCTTCATTTGTAACAATGAAAGTTGAAGCCAGTAATGTAGTCAATAG ATATATCGCAACTCAGGGACCACTTAAACGTACTACTAGTGATTTTTGGCAAATGGTTTGGGAACAACGATCAACATTAATCGTCATGGTTACACCATTGATCGAAGATggccgaaaaaaatgttttaaatATTGGCCTGATGAAGGTCAAACAATGATTGTGAATGATCTATTGGATTTGACACTTGAAGATTGTCAAGATCGTGGTGCTTTTCTGGAACGTCgttttaaattgattgatccagAAAATAAGAATACACATTATATAACACATTTACAATATTTAGCATGGCCTGATCAAGGTGtgcctgatgatgataccgaTTTTCTGAAACTTATTTTCAAAGTTCGTGACCTTCGCCAAAAAGCACCCGAATCACCTGTCATTGTACATTGCAG TGCTGGAATCGGACGTACCGGTGTACTAATATTAATGGAAACGGGAATCTGTCTGATCGAAGCTAATCAACCGGTTTATCCATTAGAATTGGTTCGAATTATGCGTAATCAACGTGCGATGCTCATACAAACATCGACAcagtttcgtttcgtttgtGAAGCATTACATCGTGTATTTCGTGATCATATTGTACGACCATTGGATCAATATAAAATCACTGATTCAGATATGGTTACAAAAAAAGATGcagatggtgatgaaactAAACCATTATCTTAG
- the LOC124491134 gene encoding ATP synthase subunit s, mitochondrial — translation MISKFLRLTPLSLQTSSSNSRHLFYWLNNIFNAVDRKKIEELGPDRAAAEWLIRNGASVIWSSQIDSHNFNDYERLMTKPNEFCGNHIIGIDATESSINYVGFEYLRQLKHLSRIIFNETKYLNDKALIMLCEYQLDQLRHLEIRNCYNVTDIGIQALKELRSLQHLKLENLPSVDNRTICHGILKKSLHPSCRIEWN, via the exons ATGATTTCGAAATTTCTCAGATTaacaccattatcattacaaacatcatcatcgaattctagacatttattttattggctaaataatattttcaacGC AGTtgataggaaaaaaatcgaagaATTAGGACCAGATCGAGCTGCAGCAGAATGGTTAATAAGAAATGGTGCTTCGGTTATATGGTCATCACAAATTGATTCTcataattttaatgattatgaacGATTAATGACCAAGccgaatgaattttgtggCAATCATATAATTGGTATCGATGCCACTGAATCAAGTATTAATTATGTTGGATTTGAATATCTTCGCCAATTGAAACACTTGTCACGAATCatattcaatgaaacaaaatatctGAATGATAAAGCATTGATAATGTTGTGTGAATATCAGCTTGATCAACTACGACATTTGGAAATAAGAAATTGTTACAATGTAACCGATATTGGTATTCAAGCATTGAAAGAATTAAG ATCACttcaacatttgaaattggaaaatttgcCTTCGGTCGACAATCGAACAATATGCCAtggaatattgaaaaaatcattacatCCATCATGCCGTATCGAATGGAATTGA